ATCTTGGATTTTGTAAATCTCACCTTTAATAGAGATTTCATATCCGTTCTCTTGCAGTTGATTAGCACTTAACAGATTAGTCTTCAATTCAGGGATATACAATACATTTGAGATAGTTTGTACCGAAGTCCCCTTTGGATGAATTGCCACTGTTCCTTTCCCCATCACCAACACAATAGAATTGTTACCAAACTTCACGGTGTTGTGGTACGATTTGTCCAGATTAGAAAACATCTTCTTATCTCCACACATGTGGTTGCTACAACCAGTGTCGAGATACCACATGTTTGATTGAGTTTCTTCCTTCTTATGGCACACCATCAAAAgagatgcttcttcttctttttcaacaaagtTAGTTCTTTCCATACTTTGTCTATTCAGATTAGTTCGAAATTTAGATTTGTAATGCCCATACCTATGGCATCTAAAACACTCCACTTTGGATTTGTCTGTTGACCTTGGCCTAAAACCAGTTGAATGTCGTCCTCCACgacttcttcctctcccttggAAATCACGATAGGAATGTCTTTCAAACTTTTGATCAAAGTTGAAGCTGTTGCGATTGTTGTTCCCTCTTCCTCTGCCTCTTCTTCTATTCACCCTTGTTGCTAATAAAGAATGATCTCCAGTTGAGGCCTTCAAACCTTCTCTTCTATCTCTTGCTGTAGGAGTTTTGTTTGTGAACTAACAAGGATCCTTGCAATTcatcaatggaaagttcttcaatGTCCTTGGCTTCTTCTATGGAACAAACAATAAAGTTGAACTTTGGTGTCAAGGATCGAAGAATCTCATCGTGACATCCTCCGTCTTATCGCCATGAATCCGCATCTTATTAACTATTGCCATTGTCCGAGAGAAGAATTCTGTGATTATCTCTCTCGACTTCATTCATAACATTTCGAACTCCGAACGAAGCATTTGAAGCTGCCGCCTCTTTGCTCTTGCCGAGCCTTGATACTTTCTCTTCATGGAATCCCATATTTTCTTGGAGGTATCCTTGCAAAGAATTGTCTCCATAATGAATCTGTTAATTACTTGGAAATGGTAGCTTTTGGCCTTGAGATCATTCAATTTTGATGCATCCAAAGCTGTTCTTTATGCTGCTGTTAACACAACCACTTCATCAGGTTCGGAAACTCCCGAGAAAACATCCCAATACTCCTTGGacttgagaaaattctccaTTAGCATGCTCCAATGATCATAGTGACTATTAAAGTGTGGAATAGCTAGTTGTACAAATGTTTCCGAGGTCATTATTGCCGCTGAAAGACAGAACCACTACAAAAGCAACCTGCTGTTGCTACAAACAAAAATAGCCTACTACAATACTCTCTTTTGACTGCAGCAAACGAAAATACTTGTTGCAAAAAGCTCTCTTTTAGTTCTCACCTTTTTTTATAGTACTCAAACACACACTTTTCTTCCTAACCTTTCTCTGATACTAGTGTTGAAAAATATAGGATTGAAAGATATacacaaaggaagaagaactgTCTGTAGAACAACATATAAAACTGACGCCATAGCCTTTATATATGCTTTACACCAACAGGTAACTACCACAGCCCACTAACTTAACACATACAGCAACAAACCCACATAATAGGAGTGCTTAACAGACTTTTAACACatgaaaaacaaaccaaaaagaaattgaCTCATTCAACAGTCATGTCGTGAGCAAAGTTGTTACAAGCACTCAACGCTGATTTAGAGAATGTGCACTGACCCTCGCCATCttagacataaaaaaattccttaAATTTATATATGATGTATTAATGAAAAACTTCTTTCTTGATCTAGGCGCTAACTTCTAGGTTTAATTGCCTTTTAAAATATGAGCAACACAAATTGCTCAAGAACCCAAACTCCCAGTTTTCCTACCCGTTTTCCCCTTGCTTGGCCCTTCCTCTAAGGAGTTGTTTTATAATAAGCGCATAATATCCTCTAGAACATACTTGTATCTTATCATTAACTTGATAATTTCAAGATATAAAGCTTTCGATAGTTATATGATTTATGGAAGATGATCTAGAAAGTTACTTTAGGGATAACATGCTAATCTTTTGCAAGAGTAAGAATGCAAGGCGCGTGATACTAGGCCGAAAAACTCGGGCAACCACTCCTCTATGTGCCGATTGCTAGTGCATATAGGGCCCTAATGCCTTGGCTGAGCTGGAGAGACCTAGCTTGATCTAATAAGAGTGTCGATTGGCTTGGCACAATCTTGCATAAGGgcataataaatgaaaagaattaattgAGGAGTTTTACTTAAGTGAATTTCTTTAaggaaaaagtcataaaaagaTCACAGATTATACCAACtgtgatatatttactttaaatttttatttgtaacataaaaaccccaaaatatatctactatgacatatttactcaAAACTTTTCTTATGACgtaaaaaatatcaaacttgTACTTACGTGACATATTTATCATTCATTAAGgttctgtaaaaaaaaaaattcagccaaagcaaatatcatttttatttcactaAAGATACATAGGCGCCATGCCAACACTATTTGTTTTCCGATGTCCATGTAGGTAGGCTTTTAAAGGTTTGTATTGATGAATAGTAAATATGTTGCACATGAATAAGTTTGACATTTTTATATCCCGaggaaaatttagaataaatgtgtcacCGCGGGAATACTCTAGGGTTTTGATGGCTTTTGTCCATTCCTTTATTATGATAACTCTATTTCGTAAACAAAAAGTTATATTTTctgatttctttgaatttttttccttcatcttctttattTATCTCATTTAAGGATAGAGTGAAACCTTAATAGAcgcttttttattttgttagaaAATAAAGCAAATTGAAAGCAAATTGAAGTAAAAGAAGGTTAGAATACTGCAAAACAAAGttaaattcaaaaaacaagGTGTATTAACAAAGCGCCAGTAGAGTTAAGCATATACTCATTCTAAAAGAACAGATTTGTCAGCAAGATAATTGGCTATCAATCACTAAATCTTGTATCATTGTCAATGATGAGCATGCAATGGAAATTCTTTCTCCAATAACTACGGCTTTGCTAGTTGGCAATGCATGCTTAAATTTGGCTTCCTCTATATTATTGACGTATAGAGATGAccaaaatatatcaaataaatataaatctaACCTTTGGCAAAGCAAGATGCTAGAGTTCCTACAATCATTATTGAAATTGGAGGCAAAGGACCTGTACATGCATAGAGTGCGAGAGTATCGAATCCCCGAAAACATTGTTAAATTCCTATATCTAAATAGGGAGAGAAAAAACTCATTGGTCTAAAACTAGGTTCAgagagttcaaactctcaaatttGGAGTTAGATCGGGAGAGCATAACTCCCAAATCTAAATCAggagagaaaaatggaaaaaatataagaaaacttcaaagaaaaccaaaatgGATGGAGGAGGGTGAGGTAAGCTCAAACCCTCCCAATGATTGAAGGTTGAAGACGagatagaagagagaggaaaagaatttTCGACTTCTCGGAAATTTTTTCCATGCCATCATCTTAACGGAAGcttttgaaaagtatttttctatCACCAAACAAATCGGGTTCGGGGTGACCCAAGGAAAGaccagaaaagagaaaaaaaaaaaaagctggagACTGGGAAGCCTCTGCTTCGCGGCTGAGCCCGTGGTTGTCAGCAACCTCAGACCGAATCGAAACGAGAACATCATCGGACCGATCGAACTTCGAACGCAATCGGTCGATCGATCATCCCGACGAAAGAGATGGTGGAGCTGGGCGCCTTGCCCGCGGATTGCATCGCCCGCATACTCTCCCTGGCCCTCGCCACCCCTGTCGACGCCGACCGCTGCGCCACCTTCTCCCCCGCCTTCCGCGCCGCCTCCGActccgacgccgccgccgccgccttttGGGCCCTCGCTGACTAGGAAGAAGGACGTCTTCCTGCGTCTCTGCACCCACCCTCTTCTCGTCGACTCCGGTCGCAACGTAACTTGATTTCCGTCGGACGAATTCTGGGTTTTACGCCGGCCGCGGGATGAAATGATTGCCGGGTTCGTGGGCCTGGGGCTTGACTGAGTTGAATTCTTGGAGTGGAAGGTGAAAGGCTTTGAGATCGGCTCGAGGGTCGAACGGTTTCGAACTTCTGCACAGAACCCCGGTTTTGTGGAATCCGCGTCTCGAAGACCATGGCCCATCACACGCGTTAAAGACAAaaattgagtcttttttttaaatatttttaggctTTTAGAATGATTCGCGTAGTCAGCTGCAATCTCTCGATTATCTGCGCATTGGAACAAATGGTTTGATATTAAGTGGCTAACAACGTTGTTGCTGAAGGGTAGTCTTAAAGATATGAAGTATAAGCCGTGTCAACTCAATAATTGGCTCAGCACTCAggttcaattttgttttatttttctttctaaaactTGGGTCGGCTGGTTGATTGCTTTTGGCTTCACTGCTTGTGCTGGGCAGTCTGAAGAAATTATTGATACTTGCTAGAACGAATTCAAAGTTAAAATAGTAGGTGAGAAGGGCATCTTTACCAATGGGCTTGTGCACTGTCTGCAGCAGCTGAGCCAGGGATGAATTTGAACACTGTGCTTTAAAATGGCTGTTGTGGCATAACTGGTTTCAGTTCGAATTTGGGATGGAATTGGAACATCGTTTGTTCCATACAAGTCTGCTGTGGAGGTGAAGTTATCTCGTCAGTGCAGTCTCCGCTCACATGCATGTGATGACATAATTATGTATGCAGGGCGCATTGTCTGTGTGTGCTAAAACGTGATGTCATTGTCTGAATTGAGGGAGGACTAGGCAAAAGCAGAGAATGACTTTAGAAGGTGTTACTCCTAGAATTGGTTGGGCTGGATATAAAGATGGACCATCCATTCTCTTATGTTTTGTGGTATTCTATTGCGGGGAGAAGCTCATGGAACACAACCTGGTTGCAGTGGTCTTTTTGAAGCAGTGGCAGAAGAAGTTACTCtagtttgtttttttcatttttattaaagtgGAGTACTTAATTTAAGCACAACAAtcttattttaatcattttgggAACCATGTCTTGAGGAGTATCATATCTGTTTAATACCTTGTTTGTTCAGCATAACAAATGACCGAATGATACATTTTCCTTCTTGTAATTCTCTCTGCATAATCATCTATCACTCTTATCACGTTCCTTATGGAAAGACGGCACCATCttaattttccaaatatttcaCGTATAGTGATCTTTCCACGTCTTGTGCAGAGTTTTGCACTTGAAAAATGGAGCGGGAAGAAGTGTTATATGGTTGGCGCAAGAGATCTGTCTATAGTATGGGGCGACATTCCTAGCTCCTTGCGATGGAGTTCATTCCACGTCTCAAGGTCCATCCAATCTCCAAACTGCTGTTACAATTTCCTCTTTTGCTGTGGATGCTGTCATCTGTCTTCTTATGTTTGGCATCTAGTGGTAACTAAATCTGTTCGTCTATTTGAAAGATTCCCAGAGGTGGCAGAGCTCATAAGAGTATGCTGGCTTGAGGTTCACGCTAAGATGGAGACGCGACTTCTGTCTGCTGACACATATTATTCAGCTTACTTTAATCTTCAAGTTTGTGCATGAGAACTCTGGCTTTGAGAATCAAGCAGTGGGAGTGTCCATCTCTTCTGGTTCTGAGGTTGAGCAACGCGATATATACTTGGATCCCGACGGGAGGTGGAGACAGCAATATCAAACCGCGCGAGAGAGGTGGCCGGATATGGACCCAAGTGTTGTTTGGTCAACGGAGGAAAAAATTCCTCAGGACCGAGGAGATGGGTGGAAGGAGATCTATCTGGGTAAGTTTTTCGTGAACGACCCTCCAAGTGGGGAGGTTGAAGTAAGTTTGATGGGCGTGACGAGTGGTACCTGGAGATCCGGGCTGGTCATCCAGGGGATTGAGCTTCGTCCTACACAGATGAGTTCCGAAGAAAGCAGTCGTCTGCGCATAGATCGACTTCTGCGCAGAGGTCGACAGAGATGAGGCGAATGGGAATATTGTCAATATTACAGATGATTATACTTCACAATAAGATGTTACGGAATATATATTTACAAGGGGGTGTTTATAAAAAGGGGgaattattttgaaatgttATCCATGATCGGTGCGAACCTTCTTTATAACATTTTAGGAGTGAAATGTAGAACGTGTCAGGGCAACGTCTCTTAAGATCGTTTGGAGAGGTGGACCAGTTGAAATGTGCGGAAGCTGGTCGAAAATTGCTAAAGCCGctttacaaaaaaagaagaagaagaaatcatttgTTTATTGAGAGAGAGGAAACACGATAGGCATACAAATATtaaggtttttgtttttgtcacgCTATTTTGCCTAAGACTATAAATTCAAGTCGTGAGCAAAGTTGTTACAAGCACTCAACACTGATTTAGAGAGCGTGCAGTGACCCTCACTATCatagattaaaaaattccataaatttgtatgtgatatattaattaaaaacttCTGTCTTGCTTTTAGCGCTAAGTTAACTGTCTTGTAAAATATGAGCAACCCCAAACCCCTCAGAGCCCAAGCTTCCATTCTCCTACTTATTGTCTACCTTGCTTGCCTTGCTTGGCCCTTTCTCTAAGGGGTTGTTGTGTAATAAGTGCATAATATCCACTAGGACGTATGTGTTCTTTATCATCAGCTTTATCATCAACTTCAtgaaattaatttcaaaacatAAGGCTTTTGATAATTATACAATTTTCCATAAGATATCTAGAAAATTACTCTAGAAATAACAAATTGATAGTGTGTTATATCAGGCCGAGAAACTTGGGCAATCACTCCTCTATGTGCCAATCGCTAGCGCATACAAGGCCTTGATGCTTGGCTCAGCTGGAGAGACCTAGCTTGATTTAATAATTAAGTGAATCTCTTTAtggaaaaaagtttttaaaaaaataaattatgccaATTATAACATGTttactttggaaaaaaaaattatgacatgtttactctaaacttttatttgtaacataaaaattcaaaatcatatCTATTGTTACACATTTACCATAAACTCAAACTTGCACTTATTTGACACATTTATCATTCGTCAAGTTaggtaaaataatttttgagccAAAACAAACATCGTTTTTATTTCACTAAAGCCACACGGGCGCCATATAAACACAGTTTGTTTTTCGACATCCATGTAGGTAGGCTTTTAAAGGTTTGTATTGACAAAACTTTGATAGACTATAAATATGTCGCGCATGaacaagtttgagaattttcatatcctagaacaaaaattaggataaatgtgtcaccaTGAGGATACTCTAGGGCTTTGATGGCTTTTGTTCATTCCTTTATTATGATAACTCTATTTCGTAAACTAAAAATTATAtcttttcagtttctttgatttttttttttttaatttcatattcTTTATTTATCTCATTTAAGGAAAGAGTGAAACCTTAACggaagcttttctttttttttttttttttgtcaaaaaaactGTATTCATAACTCAAAAGAATACATGAGAAATATATAGACTTTTATGATAAAGTAAATCGAAGCAAAGCAAAGGCCAGAATActacaaaataaagtaaaattcaGAACATAAGGAGGATACTCTAGGGCTTTGATGTCTTTTGTCCATTCCTTTATTATGATAACTCTATTTCATAAACTAAAAATTATATCTTTTcggtttctttgatttttttatttcatcttctTTATTTATCTCATTTAAGAAAAGAGTGAAACTTTAATggaagcttttctttttttcttctttttttgtcaaaaaaaaaaaactacattcaTAACTCAAAAGAATAAATGAGAAGTATATAGACTTTTATGATAAAGTAAATTGAAGCAAAGCAAAGGCCAGAATACTACAAAATTAAGTAAAATCCAGAACATAGGGAGGATCAACAAAGTATTGGCAAGGTTAGGCACACACTTGTTCTAAAAGAATGGATTTGTCAAGCAAGATAATTGACGGACAATTACTGTATCTCGTATCATTGTTAGTGATGAATCCATGCTGTAAATTCCTTCTCCAATAATTACGGGATTGCTAGTCGACAGTGCGTGCCTAGGTTCAACTTTCATTACACCATTGTCATATGGGAcaatcaaaattggttaaaTAAACACAAATTTAACCTTTAGAAGAGCAAATCTTCATAGTTTAGTGAGACGTTAAAGCTCCTATAATCATCATTGACTTGTATACGGATAGAGCATAGGGATATCGAATCCTCGGAAAAACTATTAAACTCCTAGATTTTAATTGGAAGATAAGAACTCCTTAATCTAGTACTAGATTTAGAGAATTCAAACTCTCAAATAGAATTAGATTGGTGAAGTACTCTCAAATCTAGatcgaaagagaaaaaaaagaggaaaagtacaaaaaaaaaaaaagctcaaaagaaaatcaaaacatatGGATGAAAAGGTGAGACTAGCGAGAAAATATGAGGTGTGTTTAAtatgccacgtaggatggtGCAGTAAACCATACACTAATAGACACGTGGCAAATTTGGGCCCACCCATTAGCCCCCACTTTGTCCATTAACTCCGTCTCTCTCACCTTTACTGTCTCTCCTTCCCTCCGATTCTGCCCACAACTCTCTCCCCCTCTTCTCTCtatacttctcttttctttcctctttcgtCTGCCATGGCTCGAGCTCTGGCCGCTTCAGGTCGAGGAGGGACGGCGCGCTGCGGGACGGAGACTGCGTCGAGCTTCGTTTGCGGTGAGATGGCTTGAGGCCGAGCTCGAAACTCGAGCGCTAACCAAAGCTCCGAGTTTGAGGTCGAGCGAGTGTCGTCCATGGCTGGCTGCGAGTGTCGAACAATACCCAGGAACAGGCGAGGACGACCCACGTGATGAAATCGCATTAAATAAGGAAACCAAAGCCGACCCAATGCGCCTACGCGTCCGTTTACAAAACCCATCTGCTCATTTCCCTCTCCCAGCTCCGCGTCCGACCCCGCCTGGTGAGATTCTTCAAGGAAGTTTGggtttttacttttcatttcatCTCCCCTTGTCCGTCTGCCCGTTCGGTTGTCGTCCCAGAGACCATTTGGGAGATGGGTTTGATCTTCTCAAGCGAGTACCCGTTCCGCGGCCCCGCACAGGCGGTGACAGCCACGTATGAGCGTCGGCGTGCTTGTGAGCAGGTCAGCCATGAGCCAACTAGAGCTTGAGCCACGGCAGACGTAAgaggaaacaaaagagaagtagagagagaagagggagagagagtaaagGTGAGAGAGACCGAGTGTTAACGGAGAAATGGTAGTTGACAGGTGGGCCCAAATTTGCCTTGTGTCTGTAGTGTATGGTTTACTGTATCAATCTTACATGGCATATTAAacacacctaatattttctcctagaATAGCTCAAGGTTGAAGGCCGAACAAGgcaaagaggagagagggggaaaaacTTTTCAACTTCTAGGAGACTTTTTTTTCTGTACTATCATCTCGATCGAAACGAGAACATCGTCGGACCGGACCGACCGAGCTTTGAACGCGATCGATCGATCATCCCGACGAAAGAGATGGTGGAGCTGGACGCGTTGCCCGAGGAATGCATCGCCCACGTACTCTCCCCTCACCACCCCTCTCGACGCCGCCCGCTCCGCCGCCGTCTCCCGCGCCTTCCGCTCCGCCTCCGACTCCGACGCCGTCTGGCACAAGTTCCTCCCCCCCGACCTCGACCTCATCGTCTCCACTttcttgccgccgccgccttttGGGCCCTCGCTGGATAGGAAGAAGGACGTCTTCCTACGTCTCTGCAAAGACCCTCTTCTCATCGACTCCGGTCGCAAGGTAACTTGATTTTTCGTCGAACGAACTTCTGGGTTTTACGGCGGCCACGGGATGAGATGATTGTCGGGTTCGTGGGCCTCGAGCTTGATTGGGTTGAATTCTTGGAGGGGAAGGTGGAAGGCTTTGAGATCGGCTTGAGGGTCGAATGGTTTTGAACTTCTGCACAGAACCCCGGTTTTGTGGAATCCGCTTCTCGAAGACCATGGCCGATCACACGCGTTAAAGACAAAAATTGAGCCTTTTTCCAATAGTTTCAGGCTTTTAGAATGATTTGCGTAGTCAGCTGCAATCTCTCAATTATCTGCGCATTAGAACAAATGGTCTGATATTAAGTGGCTAACAACGTTCGTGCTGAAGGGTGGTCTCAAAGATATGAAGCATAAGCCGTGTCAGCTCAATTTTAAGCCTTTGCTCTAATTGGCATAGTACTCGggttcaattttgttttatttttcttttgtaaacttGGGTTGGCTGGTTGATTGCTTTTGGCTTCACTGTTTTTGCTGGGCAGTCTGAAGAAATTATTGATACTCGAATTCAAAGTTAAAATAGTAGGTGAGAATGGCATCTTTACCAATGGGCTTGTGGGCTGTCTGCAGCAGCTGAGCTAGGGATGGATTTGAACACCGTGCTTTAAAATGGCTGCTGTGGCGTAACTGGTTCTAGTTAAAGTTTGGGATAGAATTGGAACATCGTTTGTTCCACAGAAGTCTGGTGAAGGTATCTCGTTGGTGCAGTCTCTGCTCACATGCACGTAATGACATAATGATGAATGCAGGGCGAATTGTCTCCATGTGTTCTAAAACGTGATGTCCTTGTCTAAATTGAGGGAGCACTAGTTGAAAGCAGAGAATGACATTAGAAGCTGTTACTCCTAGAATTGGTTGGGCTGGATATAGAGATGGACCATCTGTACTAACCGTTTGGTTAATGTTGGACGGTTGACTTATCAAAGAGTCAAGtgcattcaattgaaaagttcatgGGGTGATGATTCTTTTacgtttttggtattttattacTGGGAGAAGTTCATGGAACACAACCCAGTTGTGATGGTCTTTTTGAAGCAATGAAGTTACTCTAGCttgttgttttcatttttattatagtGGAGATCATGGGCATCCTAAATACTTAATTTAAGTACAACAATCTTATTTTAATCGTTTTGGGAATCATGTCTCGAGGAGTATCATATCTGTTCAGTACCAACTTGTAATTCTCTCTGCATAATTATCCATCGCTATTGTCATGTTTCTTATGGAGAGACAGCACCTCCttaattttccaaatatttcaCGTAGAATGATCTCCCCATGTCTTTTGCAGAGTTTTGCACTTGAAAAATGGAGCGGGAAGAAGTGTTATATAATTGGCGCCAGAGATCTGTCTATAGTATGGGATGACACTTCTAGCTTCTGGAGATGGAGTTCACTCCACGGCTCAAGGTCCATCCAATCTCCAAACTACCATTACATTTTCCTGTTTTGCTGTGGATAATGTCATCTGTCTTCTTATGTTTGGCATCTATCGTGTGGTAACTGAAATCTGTTCGTCTATTTAAAAGATTCCCAGAGGTGGCAGAGCTTGTAAGTGCACGCTGGCTTGAGGTTCACGCTAAGATGGAGATGCGACTTCTGTCTGCTGACACATATTATGCAGCTTACTTCATCTTCAAGTTTGTGCATGGGAACTATGGTTTTGAGAATCAAGCAGTGGAAGTGTCCATCTTTTGTGGTTCTGCAGGTCAACAACgcaatatatattttgatcCTGATGGGAGGTTGAGACAACGATATCAAACCCCGCACAAGAAATCTCGGCATGTGTTCCGCAATGCATCTGTGGCAAGAGTTATTCGGGCTAGGGAGAAAAAAGCTCCTCAGGACCGAGGAGATGGGTGGCAGGAGATCAATCTGGGTGAGTTTTTTGTGGAAAACCCTCCAACCGGGGAGGTTCAAATAAGCTTGATGGAGGTGAAAA
This region of Eucalyptus grandis isolate ANBG69807.140 chromosome 8, ASM1654582v1, whole genome shotgun sequence genomic DNA includes:
- the LOC104431326 gene encoding F-box protein PP2-B11-like isoform X2 produces the protein MSFREREQRKQFLNFEVKFLIGIETRTSSDRSKEMVELGDLPPDCIALILSQVLATPVDAGRCATFSVAFRAASDSDAVWRNFLPHDLDLIVSTSSPPPFGPSTRKKDVFLRLCTDPILIDSDRKSFALEKWSGKKCYIIGARDLSIVWDDTSSFWRWSSLHGSRFPEVAELVSARWLEVHAKMEMRLLSADTYYAAYFIFKFVHGNYGFENQAVEVSIFCGSAGQQRNIYFDPDGRLRQRYQTPHKKSRHVFRNASVARVIRAREKKAPQDRGDGWQEINLGEFFVENPPTGEVQISLMEVKRAKWKSGLVIQGIELRPTQMTSQKRTSQKSSRQHIGRRRCGEWGYCECYR
- the LOC104431326 gene encoding putative F-box protein PP2-B12 isoform X1, translated to MVVDSSRLKAEQGKEERGGKTFQLLGDFFFCTIISIETRTSSDRTDRALNAIDRSSRRKRWWSWTRCPRNASPTYSPLTTPLDAARSAAVSRAFRSASDSDAVWHKFLPPDLDLIVSTFLPPPPFGPSLDRKKDVFLRLCKDPLLIDSGRKSFALEKWSGKKCYIIGARDLSIVWDDTSSFWRWSSLHGSRFPEVAELVSARWLEVHAKMEMRLLSADTYYAAYFIFKFVHGNYGFENQAVEVSIFCGSAGQQRNIYFDPDGRLRQRYQTPHKKSRHVFRNASVARVIRAREKKAPQDRGDGWQEINLGEFFVENPPTGEVQISLMEVKRAKWKSGLVIQGIELRPTQMTSQKRTSQKSSRQHIGRRRCGEWGYCECYR